The genomic DNA GCGTTGGCCGTTCCTGCGTCCGAACCGCTGGGCACGCGGTTAAGCGAGGCAGTTACCGTTGGAAGATCGGCAGCAGGCTGCGGGGAGTGTTTAATATGATGCAGGCCATCGCGGTGGCGTAGGTGCGGTCGGTGTAGTCGAGCCAACTGCCGTCGTTTAATTGTGTCGACAACAGGATGTCTCGCAGCTGTTCGTACCAAGCTTTCCATTCGGGGCCGCCTCGCTGCCAGAGGGCCTGCACCGAATAATAGTGTGCGTAAAAGAAGTAGTTGTTGCGTTGGGGCGAGAAGTTGTGTCCGGCTCGATTGCTGAGGAAATCGTAGCCGTCGTCGAGCTCTTTGCCGCGGTAGCGTCCCGCGTTTTGAAGAGCCACGATCGCGCCGGCGGTCAACGGGAATCGGCTCTCCCCACCGGTCAATTGGTACATAAATCCGCCGTCGGGATTCTGGCATCGCCGCACGTAATCGACCGCCCTTTCGATCGTCTCTCCCGGAACGAAGGTCCCCGCGTTGCGAGCCGCTCGCAAAGCCATCATCTGGCAGATCGTTACCGACAGGTCGGCGTCGCGCGGCTCGGGTTCGTACCGCCAGCCCCCTTCGCTGTTCTGCGAGCGGACGATCAGATCGACGGCATGGTTCAGCTTGCGTTGCAGGTCCTTGCGGTCGCTGGTCCCATAGACTTCGGCGAGGAACAGCGTGGCAAAGCCGTGGCCGTACATCGCCCCGCGGCTGACCGATTCGCGGCGGATGATGAATCCCGTTTCGTCTTCACACGCGTCGGCGATGTAGTCGACGCAGCGATCCAGCGCCGCGCCGTGCGGCCCGCGGTCGGGCAGACTGCCTCGCGACAACATCGCCAGCCCGGCCAAGCTGACTACGGCGACGTTGCGTCCCAAGCCGGTGCCGCGGCCATCGCCAAAGCTGCCGTCGGCGGTTTGACGCGCGACCAGCGAGCTGAGTCCGCGATCGATCGCCAGCGAGACGGCGGGCGTGTAGAGCCCATCGTCGTTCGTTTGAGCAACCGCGGCGGCGGGCAAGGCCGATGCGGTCAGCAAGCCGATCGATCGGCCGATCAGATCGCGCCGCGAGATCGTTCCGGTGTGTGCGAGATTGTTGGTCAAGGTTTCGCGTCCGAACCGGAGGAGAGTTGGCGGAAGTATTCGGTGATCGCATCGCGATAACGGGGCAGGAACTTCTCTGGCAACGTCGCCTGCAGCTCGCCCCGAATCCGCTCGGGCAAGTGTCCCCAAACCGCTTCACGCATGCCTTGCAAAGGGCCTGCGTTGACGATCACGTCGGTGCTGCTGCCGACTTCCGTTCCGGGCTGCGTTCCCAGTTCGGATTGCTGCGGTTGCTGGCCCTCGCGGTTCGGATCGGTCTCCGGTTTTTCTGGTCCCGCCTGCGACATCTGCTGTTCCTGCGAACGCTGCGACGACTGGGACTGGTCTTGATTGGAGTTTTGTGCGGATTGATCGACGATCGTC from Rosistilla oblonga includes the following:
- a CDS encoding prenyltransferase/squalene oxidase repeat-containing protein, which codes for MTNNLAHTGTISRRDLIGRSIGLLTASALPAAAVAQTNDDGLYTPAVSLAIDRGLSSLVARQTADGSFGDGRGTGLGRNVAVVSLAGLAMLSRGSLPDRGPHGAALDRCVDYIADACEDETGFIIRRESVSRGAMYGHGFATLFLAEVYGTSDRKDLQRKLNHAVDLIVRSQNSEGGWRYEPEPRDADLSVTICQMMALRAARNAGTFVPGETIERAVDYVRRCQNPDGGFMYQLTGGESRFPLTAGAIVALQNAGRYRGKELDDGYDFLSNRAGHNFSPQRNNYFFYAHYYSVQALWQRGGPEWKAWYEQLRDILLSTQLNDGSWLDYTDRTYATAMACIILNTPRSLLPIFQR